The Lolium rigidum isolate FL_2022 chromosome 1, APGP_CSIRO_Lrig_0.1, whole genome shotgun sequence region TTTTTTCCTAAGCCTTTGCACAGCTTTCCTACCAATAATTGGATCAGTGTTGATCCTGGCTGACAGTCCTTGTCAGGATGATCCATCATCCATCGGCATTGCACTCACTAAATGATCAGATCAGAATCAGATGCATCACATGCCATCAGATCACTGCAACCTGTTTGCTGGCCCGGTAGACAGACATCAGACAGAGTTGAACAAGAGTCAGAGAGATGGCGCCCACCAGCACCAGCTCTGCTCCATAGCTATCATTCTCCTCCCATCAGATGTGTTTGCACATCCTGATTCCGCAGCATTTGGGTTTCTACGTTTTGGTGTTTCCGTATTGTCGTTGTTACTGTTCATTTCATGTTCAGCGGCATATGAGTCGGTCCAAGAATCGGCTTGGTGGATAGCAAAGCAGGAAAAGTTATTCATATAGTCACAAGCAAAAAAGTTTTTTCTGaaaaaaacacaagtaaaaagaAGCTAGATTTCAACACAAACACAGAGGGTTTATGTATGTGTCTGATCCAGTTATACAGATGATTCGACGAATTTCGAGCTCTAAGTAATACCAAAAACTCTCGTTTATTCCGCAAGCTCGCCAGGCCCAACGAAGGAAGCGAGAAATGGAGATTGCTTCTGGGAAGAACTCTATACATGTGCACTCAAAGCATCCTCTTTTTGGGAAGCTTCTTCCTTCATAGTAATCTTGCACCAGTTCAGTTGCTAGGCTTCTGGTCTACACCAGGTGATGCCTGTAATAAAGATTAAGTTATGGTTGTTTATGAAATCCAGATTTCTCAACAATATGATGTAAAACTCAGAAAATATGAAGTGCTCTGATGCCGAACACTTACCCCAGCTGATGTCACAAAACTGCAGACTGCACATTTGACAGATCTTGCGCCGTACTGGTACATGAGCAGCATCCGGCAGTTCCCACAGTTTACATGTGCAACCTGATTCGCTGCGGCCAAGAACAAGATAATTTGTCATGCAGAGTGTTTTGGGCACGGACTACGATAGTAATTCCCAGGAGATAGTCATCATACTTCGGTAGATCTAGATACCCCTGTAATACCTTTTGTTTcctaattcgcaaaaaaaaacttcTGTTTCCTGAATGacaacaaatgcacacatcctactGTACAATTTCAGTGAGTGCGACTTCAGGATAAGCCAATATTACGACATTAACAGTTATGGACTGATTGCTAGAGCTTTTCCAACCTCAGAATACACTCTGTTCAGAAAGGAGGATTATAAATACAGGAAGCAGTTCCAGGTGCCTTTCAGAAAGGGAATCAAAACTAGTAGAATATACCGCTTGAAACAGAGGAAGGCAGAGAAAGAAAATCTTACCTTCCATTGACAGGTTGACAGTGTGGCAGCAAGAACATTGTACACTTGTCGCGCCACGTATGTACATTAGAAGAGTGTGGCATCCTCCGCAAACTAGCTGCGCCATCTCGGTCCCTGCGCCAAATCCGGGTGGAAATTTTTCATCAGAAAGCTGCATTTCAGTATAATTTCCAGCTAATGTAAAGCCTTTTGTAAATTGGTTTAAGGAAAAATAATCTAACCCCTTTGATCTCTATTGTATTATTGTGAAATATGCAGCTAAATTCCAGCAATTAGAAAAGAAGTAAAGTCCAACATTCTTGGTAACTTCAGAAGTGAAGTGCACAGATCAAGTAGGTGCTAGTACTCTTTAGTTTCCGAAAAGAAGATGTTACTTCTTGCCACGAGTATATAGTATATACTGTATACAGACTACTGTCTCCCATTGTATTCTTCCATAGAGGGGACTCAATGTTCAGCTGCACATTACTCAAAACTCTACGAGGGGCCAAATGAGTTTGATTCAGGTGCGTACCAGGAGACGGAACAGAGGTCACGGTACTGCAAACTGCGCAGCATACTGACGTCGCGCCGGCAGGATACATGAGCAGATTCCGGCATCCAGTGCAGACAAGCTGGCTTTGAGCCCCTGAAATTGCACAACCATGGAACGTTACTGCAGTGGCTGAATCCTACCAACAACGGAAAGTTTTATTTGAGCATGGCATTTCCATGCATTGCGATGGTAAAAATAAGCAGAGAAACCTGTATGGTTTAATTGAGCATATCTTGAGGTTAATATGTTCTGTCGAACTTCGGATAATAAGAAAGAGCAGAAGAAACAGCTATATGAAACTTTAGTTCTATATTTCGGAAGTGGACATCTGCTATAAGAAATCATTTTGTGCCATATTGAACTTCAGTTCCTGTATTTCTAGTACAAAATCATGAAAAAGCATGAACTCCCATTACATCTTGTCTTTAAGGGTTGCTAAGAAATGTCAAATAGTTTCTCAAAAACCGAAGGAAAGCATCAAAGGTTGCCAAAGTTGTCTCTGTTCTTGCAGTACCCAGTCGGAGAACATACCGGCATTGGGAGTGGGTGGTGTGAATGGCACAGGAGGAGCAGGGTAAGGGGCAAGGGGAACCGGCATCGCCGTGCCGGTGGCTGCCTTAATCGACGCCGTCGTTGCTGTCGTTGAGGCTACACAGACTCTGGCGGCAACAGAGGACTAATAACAGCTTTCTTTCCCCTACATGAAATCCTGCAGAGTGCAGGAGATTTTGATGAGAACACTTCAGTTATTTATACAGAAAATAGTAAGAGGTTCACTTGCTAGAGCATCACTTCACTTTCAAACAAGCAGTTTCGGGACTCTTCAGACAACAGGAAATGGATTCTCCAATGCACATCAATTGCCAGAGTTTCAGCTCCCCACTAGAAATCCTAATAAAACCTGATGTTTAGTTTCTATAACCAAGATACTACAGAGAGAACCACCACAAAATCTCATTAGATGTACAACCTTGACAGCTATTTAAATCCTTCATCATTTTTTAAACTTGAAGTTCTGACCAAACATTTCACGCAAAAAGGTTCGAACCAATCAGATTTGTAACTTCTACAAATTTGGAGATATTGGCCATAGCAGTCGGAATCTCCATGTCTACCATATTCAACCGAATTACTATCCATTGCTGGACTAAAAAATATTAGCAAGAACATGCCAAGGATAAGATAGGAGTGTATAAAACACAGCTGATCCATGGACCCGAAAGACATCTCCAGTGGAAAACAGTAGGAATCATCCACAAGAACAGAGCAAGGCAAAAAAAAGTTAAGCAATTGAAGACGCAGATATCAGCTACTGCTGAATAACACATACATATGAGAGGGGAGGGCGATTAAGAAAGATTAAGAGGAGAAGCAGCACCTAGGAACAATGCTTATGACCCAATCCTATGATAAACTTCTGCATGCATAAGAGCAACTCATCAGTTATTTCCCTCCCCCCTCCCTGTCTCTGTCTCTATCCTTTTCTCTCTCAAACAGCGTGGGAGTAGAGGTTGACAACTTTATAGGGAAGAAGAGAAAACGAGAGAGCTTATGATAGGTGGCCAAAAGGGTACCCAATTTTTTTTCACGGTTTAAAAGGACTTTTCTTTGCGAATTCAAATATCTTTTTCCCAGTTATCATCATTTTTTAATTTAATAAATAAATTTTCTAGGGAAGGGATGTGAAATTAATTGACTTTTGACAAAATTCCATGACCCAAATTAACTGCATATTCTAGTGTTGACCATGTATTTGAAAAATAAATGTAGGTTAGCCTAAATAGCAAACGTTTTAAGCAACACATGTTGTAAATAACACTTTAGTGCCGATCCATTGGTGATGGTAAGGTACTTCAAGATTATGAAATATTGAATTATTTGTAGGACGTGGAAGAAATCATCAATTGTACTCCCCAAGATCCTAGTCATCCATGATGTAATCAGTTTCCCTAAATAGGATACATCTAGAAGCAGGTATGGTACCGACCAATTCATCATGTGTTGCGCCCATGGTTTTACGAGTTCTGACATGAGAAAAGAAGTGGTGACTACAGAAAATATAGCCATGTAATGATCAACACACCAACTTCTTTCACATAAATCCTCGATACCAAGTAAATAAGCTAATAAAGTGGGTAACAATTTCAAAGATTGTTTTACGCCATTTGATTTTTCCCCCTCCGGATAAACACCTCCATGACCTATTTGGTGTATGTCACTGGATATGGCTTTTAAGAAAGGCCAAAAGTTATCTTTTTGGTAGAGTAATTTTCTTTGACATGCCCCACTATAAACTATGCACTCCTGAGGACTTTGCAGGTGTTGTCTCGGTGGTGTCAGTTTTGTTGCTTCAAGGAATAGATCATTGTAGCGAAATTTttcttttctgtaatttttctttttttagctatgtgcatccgtaatgccgctagggcaaagcattgttgcagaggctgggtgtaattatcTTTGCGATATTAGTATATGCTCTTTGTCGAAAAAATAAACTATGCACTCCTAATGGTAAACCCATGCCTCTATTTATGCCTTGATGAATGGGCATTTCTTTGCCGATTACTTGatattcattttttttaaagGACTTGATATTCCTTTTTTACTTCAATGCACCTACAACTAGGGATGAAAATAGAGTGGAATGTTTTTGATTTTTCCACTAAAAATAAGAAAATAGATATAATAACTAAATGAGTGGATTTTGCAGAATGTTTATCATGGCTTTGTTTGACCCTTTCATCGGGCCCTTGTCAATCTCAAATAAGCCCAAGCTAACATATACTCCTACCTAATCTTGTAATCCCTTTGGTCTTCTTCCCTTATCGTGCAAACACAACAGTGTAACATAACATTGGGTTACAGACACAAAAAACCTTTAGTGTGCTGCCGTGTTGCCCAACCATCACCTGCTTTGTATCGCTCTCTCCATTGTATCTAGTTCATATTTGTTTTCGATGATATAGGTTTTCACattcttttaatttttttatttatatttgctTCCGCAGAAAAAATGTAGTGCCACTCAGTTATGTCTCCTTTTGTTCTATTTTCATCTCTACTAACAACCGACAATACATCCGTTAAATTACTACACAATACTTTCATGTTTGCATTATTATTTTGCCATGTCATACACATAAAAACAAGTTTGGTGTTCAGTGGTCACCCCAAAACCAAGATGGTCACAAGAGGGTAAAAGAATAAACTTATGtgggcccaccagtcagtgagaTGGGATTCTAATTCTGCAGtacttcatgttctagatttagaAAATAGTGGCTCAGGAGATGCCACGTGCACACCCAACAACTCATGAGGCTTGTCCAGAAAATCCTAGGTCCACACACATTGTTGCACAGTAAAAGCGTGGAACTATATGCAAGCAGTCATGTATAGCTAATGCATGCATCATAATGAATTAGACTATCTTAGAaacacatactacctccatccaaagcttaaggcttatatactTTTttgaagtcaaaccaagtaaagtttgaccaaacttttagaacaatctatcaacaaatataataatttgtagataccatacaaaaatatattttattatctatataatgatattaattttgtacttTGCATGATAATAATTTTTGGCaaagcttagtcaaacttgacatagtttgactttctagaaATAATATAAGGCTTAAGCTTTGGGATAGAGGTAGTACATCTTACTCATTTACTAGAACTAGAGAAAAGTTGAACTTCATAATTAACAATGTTCAAGGAATCATTAATCATTAACTTATCAGTCGTTCAcaaaatggagattaatcgcttatcggccgattaatcgataTTATCAGTCGGCCATTTGTCGGCttatttttttgtaaatcctaaaTTTTAGCACTAAATTCTGTATAATATGCTATGTAAACATAATATCAGAGCATGAAACAGAAGTATTATCTTGATTCCTTGTATTTGAATCAATCAGAATGAAAATTTTGAGCTAATGCAGAGTTTTACAAGACTATAGAACAAAAATATCGACCGTTTCAGCGAAATTTTACTGAAATTCGGTCCAAATATCGGCCATCGGACTAAAAATTAGGCGAAATATCGGCTATCAGACTGAAAATTGGCGGCAATATCGGTGTCGGCAATAAATTAACCGATATaccaaaatcttatcggttaccacccgattcacgataaatctgcCGATAAACTGTATCTCGACCGAGTTTTTGAACAGTGATAATTAGTGTGTAAGCATGTTTAGAGAAAGATATTTTGTCCCCCTACTCAAATAAAAGtataaataatttttattttcacATTACAAAAATCTGAAAGCACATTTGTTACAGTCATCACATAGTGTATAAGGAACTCCAGCTTTAAGAAACAAAATAATTTCCAAGTACTTATGACCGATCACGCAGTTTTTGAGCTACAGCATACATATATGACACTACTTCAGTGTAGCTTTTTGTAAGGCACATTTTAATTGGTCAAGAAATAATTGTGGCGACAATTAGTCCATTCATCTGCCATTTATGTGAGACAAAATTTGGTGTTCGTATATTTGTATCATAATAATTTTTTACTACAATTCTGATTTTATATGAAGTAAACGACATACCAAATAGTaatttttttgtgaatttttttgttttaaccCATCAAAATATGCCTTTAAAAGTAACGGGGTTATACAGATTGCATTATATTTGAGAacgttctcattttcatgcacaaAGTATTGTAAGTTGTATCACATTCAGAACTTAAACAAATTACAATGATCCATTATACATGCCCCAGAAAATTACCATTCATCTAAGAAATCATCCATGACACAACAATGATGGTTTGTCAATACTCTTCTCAGTGTCATCCTTAAAAACATCTTGCACATAAATTAATTGACTGCACCGGCACCCGCACCCCTCCCAACCCGCACCCCTCCCAACCCTAAatgcacccctccgccgccgccgccggtagcgccaccgggcaaaggccgcggggcgtggcggcggcggtggcctctCCTTGCTGCCGCGCTGGGACGGCGACCGGGAGCCCTCTACGCTCGCTGCGGCCGGACGGAATtggagatgggcggcggcggcggccagatcgGCCAGAAGCGGCAGCCCTTGCCTTCTGCCGGACTTCACCGCAGCAAGCCGGAGGGGCTGGTGGCGGGCAGCGGCCAGGCCATGATATGCgccactccccccccccccgcctctagGCCGTGTTTGGAGGCAATCTCGGGTTTCTCTCGcgtcacgaggtcgcccggggcagcagccttgggtacgacggtggaggtggccatcttcttcgtcggagagggtcggcctgcggttggtggtggtggatctatcgatctatcaccgcattccggcggcgtgatggaggagcttggaagccggcgtcgGTGTCGTCGGTggtgggttggagtggccagcccgggatggtcgccgatgtgggggtccgacctgaataaaggcggcggtcctagggcctctcttgcgtgaagaggagaacccaccggaggcctggactcgtgatctggccggagtgttgagttccggaaggctccgccgatgaatgtaacgagtgcttttgcccggagtttgttggatcggaggtattcggtcgtgcgcacccatgtttttattccgaccgattggttacggagggagcggcgcgaagctctttttctttgattgacatcaagtgactatggatccatgatgaaagtcggaagaagagaatttcatgaaggtcagaagggaggactagctaagggaggttcaagtctttgtgatgttgagggacttgcttggtgtttcgggcttcacgacggcggtatgaaagtgggggcgacaacacaggtgaagtgcggagtcctacctttcagggtgaaaacccaaggtctggccttaattggttgtgcctggcaatgtccttggtggaggcatttgttttgagagcggggactagtctgtaattcaggtgttgtcttggcggtggatgtattgctgttgttagacccgagatactatagcgggacttttatttcttagttttcttttcttgtttttggctgtgtgcatccgtagtgccattagggtggtgcgttgttgcagaggctgggtgtaattggtatcttcttaatattaatatattccctttatcgaaaaaaacattAATTACTTAACTGATTAAACTTACACAACCTACAAATGTCACTGCAAAATTTGAAACATTGGGAAGAGAACGTAAGATATCCCAGCTGGTTGAGCATATTTGATTGAGACCAAGTCGACGTATGCCATAGGGTAGAGGTGGGCAAGTACTCCTTGTGTGCATTTGTTCTGGTAACTGAGACAAATAATTGATGAGTGGCTGCCAATGGGCACGTCCCCATTGGTAGATCTCCATGATCGCTTGGACCCCCacataaaaacaattcccttgtgCCTATTATATACATTATTTCTCTATCGTGCAATCGTAATCTTATCATTGCCCTAGGAAAAGAAGAGCAAAAGATCCGACATATAAAAACAAAACTGTAGAACTAATGCCGGTAAAAAAGAAACTATATAGAACTAATGGTTTTATACCATAGCCCGAGCACGCTAATATTGTCAACAAGTTTCGAACCATATGGGCTATTTGCCTATTTGTGTGAAAATGCTAGTCTGAAATCCTAAATTAACCCAGTGATTTTAAATTTTCCTCCTGTAAGTACAGTCTCCGATTAAGGATTTGGGAGATAGACATACCTAACTAACTACCTAGAGTGGATAATAGGATAAGGTAGCAAACCCATAGCTTTCCCATCAAGCACCCAAGAAGGGGTTAGAAACTTGCAGGATGTCAACACCCAGCGGCCAGATCACGGTTCCACATGCGAAAAATATAACAATAATTCTTCAGAGGTGGAGAAACGTTGTCATTATCACTGGTCAAAATCATAGTTTTAGGACCCACAGTCTCTGGGCTAAGTAACAAACGCCATACATAAATCACAGTCAATATTTTCTAACTTCGAAAATTTATATATAAATATATTATACAGATTAGACACATGAAAGAAATCGCTACT contains the following coding sequences:
- the LOC124687532 gene encoding protein LSD1-like, yielding MPVPLAPYPAPPVPFTPPTPNAGAQSQLVCTGCRNLLMYPAGATSVCCAVCSTVTSVPSPGTEMAQLVCGGCHTLLMYIRGATSVQCSCCHTVNLSMEANQVAHVNCGNCRMLLMYQYGARSVKCAVCSFVTSAGASPGVDQKPSN